DNA sequence from the Pseudoxanthomonas indica genome:
CGCCAATGCGCTGCTCGGCGTGTCGCTGGCCAATGCCCGCGCCGTGGCCGCCTCGCGCAAGCAGGAACTGTGGCAGTACCTGGCCAACGGCCGCGACGTGACCCTGCCGGTGCCGATGATGAACATCATCAACGGCGGTGCGCATGCCGACAACAACGTGGACTTCCAGGAGTTCATGGTGCTGCCGGTGGGCTTCGACACCTTCGCCGAGTCGCTGCGCGCCGGCACCGAAATCTTCCATTCGCTCAAGTCGGTGCTCAAGGGCCATGGCCTGAGCACGGCGGTGGGCGATGAAGGCGGCTTTGCCCCGGACTTCCGCAGCAATGTCGAAGCGCTGGACACCATCCTGGAAGCCATCGGCAAGGCCGGCTACAAGGCCGGCGAAGACGTGCTGCTGGGCCTGGACGTGGCCTCGAGCGAATTCTTCGACAACGGCAAGTACCACCTGGTCGGTGAGAACAAGCGCCTGACCAGTGAGCAGTTCGTCGATTTCCTGGCCGACTGGGCCGCGCAATACCCGATCATCACCATCGAAGACGGTCTGGCCGAGGACGACTGGGCGGGCTGGAAGCTGCTGACCGATCGCATCGGCAAGAAGATCCAGCTGGTCGGTGACGATCTGTTCGTCACTAACCCGAAGATCTTCAAGGAAGGCATCGAGTCCGGCACCGCCAACGCGATCCTGATCAAGGTCAACCAGATCGGCACGCTCAGCGAAACCCTGGAAGCCATCGCCATGGCCGATCACGCCGGCTACGCCGCCGTGGTCTCGCACCGCTCGGGCGAAACCGAAGACACCACCATCGCCGACATCGCCGTGGCCACCACTGCCACCCAGATCAAGACCGGCTCGCTGTGTCGCAGTGATCGCGTGGCCAAGTACAACCAGCTGCTGCGCATCGAGGAAGCACTGGGCGCCAAGGCGCGCTACGCCGGCCGCAATGCTTTTGTCTCGCTGAAGAAGTAAGCGTGCGGCGGATCGTCTGGCTGCTGCTGGCACTGGTACTGCTGCTCACGTGGCTGCAGTACAAGTTCTGGTTTGGCGCCGGCAGCTCCAGCGACGTGGTGGCACTGGAAAGCCAGGTGATCGTGCAGAAGCGCGAGAACGCCGGATTGCAGGAACGCAACGACGCGCTCGCGGCGGAAGTGGAAGATCTGAAGTCCGGCGAAGCCGCGGTGGAAGAGCGCGCGCGCAGCGAGCTGGGCATGATCAAGCCGGGCGAGAAGTTCTATCGCGTCGTCGAGAGCACGCCACCACCGCCCGTCGTCGACGATCCGGATGAAGCCCCGGCGCCGGCCAGCGAGCAGGCGCCCTGATGGCCGGGATTTGGACGGTGATTCCCGCCGCCGGTCGCGGCACCCGTTTTGGCGGTGATTTGCCCAAGCAGTACCTGCAGGTGGGCGGACAGACCGTGCTGGCGCATACGCTGGCCGCGCTGTTCGCGCATGAGGCGGTGGAAGGCGCGATCATCGTGCTCTCGGCCGAAGACGCCGACTGGCCGGGCTGGTCCGAC
Encoded proteins:
- the eno gene encoding phosphopyruvate hydratase; translation: MTNIAKIHAREILDSRGNPTLEAEVTLEDGSFGRAMVPSGASTGTKEAVELRDGDKTRYLGKGVRKAVDNVNATIAGALKGFDGADQEGLDRRLIDLDGTENKGRLGANALLGVSLANARAVAASRKQELWQYLANGRDVTLPVPMMNIINGGAHADNNVDFQEFMVLPVGFDTFAESLRAGTEIFHSLKSVLKGHGLSTAVGDEGGFAPDFRSNVEALDTILEAIGKAGYKAGEDVLLGLDVASSEFFDNGKYHLVGENKRLTSEQFVDFLADWAAQYPIITIEDGLAEDDWAGWKLLTDRIGKKIQLVGDDLFVTNPKIFKEGIESGTANAILIKVNQIGTLSETLEAIAMADHAGYAAVVSHRSGETEDTTIADIAVATTATQIKTGSLCRSDRVAKYNQLLRIEEALGAKARYAGRNAFVSLKK
- the ftsB gene encoding cell division protein FtsB, giving the protein MRRIVWLLLALVLLLTWLQYKFWFGAGSSSDVVALESQVIVQKRENAGLQERNDALAAEVEDLKSGEAAVEERARSELGMIKPGEKFYRVVESTPPPPVVDDPDEAPAPASEQAP